A stretch of Equus caballus isolate H_3958 breed thoroughbred chromosome 11, TB-T2T, whole genome shotgun sequence DNA encodes these proteins:
- the LOC100053581 gene encoding keratin-associated protein 4-11, translating into MVSSCCGSVCSDQGCGQETCCRPSCSVSSCCRPQCCQSVCCQPTCCHPSCCISSCCRPSCCGSSCCRPTCCISSCCRPSCSISSCCRPQCCQSECCQPTCCIPSCCRPSCCLRPVCGWVSCHTTCYRPTCVISTCPRPVCCASSCC; encoded by the coding sequence ATGGTCAGCTCCTGTTGTGGCTCCGTCTGCTCTGACCAGGGCTGTGGCCAGGAGACCTGCTGCCGCCCCAGCTGCAGTGTGTCCAGCTGCTGCAGGCCCCAGTGCTGCCAGTCTGTGTGCTGCCAGCCCACCTGCTGCCACCCCAGCTGCTGCATTTCTAGTTGTTGCCGCCCCTCCTGCTGTGGTTCCAGCTGCTGCAGGCCCACTTGCTGCATCTCTAGCTGCTGTCGCCCCAGCTGCTCCATCTCCAGCTGCTGCAGGCCCCAGTGCTGCCAGTCTGAGTGCTGCCAGCCCACCTGCTGCATTCCTAGTTGCTGCCGCCCCTCCTGCTGTCTGCGCCCAGTCTGTGGCTGGGTCTCCTGCCACACCACTTGCTATCGGCCCACCTGTGTCATCTCCACCTGCCCCCGCCCTGTGTGCTGTGCCTCTTCCTGCTGCTGA
- the LOC138916249 gene encoding keratin-associated protein 4-2-like encodes MVSSCCGSVCSEHSCGQGLCQETCCRPRCCQTTCCRTTCCRPSCCVSSCCRPQCCQSVCCRPTCCRPSCCISSCCRPRCCQTTCCRTTCCRPSCCVSSCCRPQCCQSVCCRPTCCRPSCCISSCCRPSCCQTTCCRTTCCRPSCCISSCCHPSCCISSCCSPSCCGSSCCRPTCCISSCCRPSCCPTICCRPICSSGSCC; translated from the coding sequence ATGGTCAGCTCCTGTTGTGGCTCCGTCTGCTCTGAGCACAGCTGTGGCCAAGGCCTCTGCCAGGAGACCTGCTGCCGCCCCCGCTGCTGCCAGACCACCTGCTGCAGGACCACCTGTTGTCGCCCCAGCTGCTGTGTGTCCAGCTGCTGCAGGCCCCAGTGCTGCCAGTCTGTGTGCTGCCGGCCCACCTGCTGCCGCCCCTCCTGCTGCATCTCTAGCTGCTGCCGCCCCCGCTGCTGCCAGACCACCTGCTGCAGGACCACCTGTTGTCGCCCCAGCTGCTGTGTGTCCAGCTGCTGCAGGCCCCAGTGCTGCCAGTCTGTGTGCTGCCGGCCCACCTGCTGCCGCCCCTCCTGCTGCATCTCTAGCTGCTGCCGCCCCAGCTGCTGCCAGACCACCTGCTGCAGAACAACCTGCTGCCGCCCCAGCTGCTGCATTTCCAGTTGCTGCCACCCCTCCTGCTGTATCTCCAGCTGCTGCAGCCCCTCCTGCTGTGGTTCCAGCTGCTGTAGGCCCACATGCTGCATTTCTAGCTGCTGTCGCCCCAGCTGTTGCCCGACCATCTGCTGCCGCCCCATCTGCTCTAGTGGTTCTTGCTGCTGA